From Salvia splendens isolate huo1 chromosome 3, SspV2, whole genome shotgun sequence, a single genomic window includes:
- the LOC121793881 gene encoding protein DETOXIFICATION 16-like, whose protein sequence is MASLVEKCDLVTPLVVKEYDPESEAKFTRDEIVAEAKLQLFLAGPMMFVNVLLSLIQTISVMFVGHVSELALSGASMATSFASVTGFSLLVGMACALDTYCGQSYGAKQYHMLGIHMQRAMLVLLVVSVPLACIWATAGDILRVLGQDPAIAAEAGAYTRYMIPSIFPFALLQCQFRFLQTQNNVVPMMLTSGITTLCHIPVCWLLINKMGLGSKGAALANGVSYWTNDVFLILYITMSPACRDTWKGFSTEALHNVSKFIWLAIPSAIMVCLEIWSYEIMVIVSGLLPNPTLETSVLSISLNTNGMIYMIPLGLGSAISVRVANELGAGRPKSARLAVRMATLMVAAESVVAVMVIILGRNVWGYCFSSEVDVVSYVSDMMILIAIANMAEGVLSVLSGIARGCGWQKIGAVVNLASFYFIGIPLGVVLAFVLHLGGKGLWTGIIAAVFAQTFFLSIIALRTDWEAEARKACVRVFDSTIPVVA, encoded by the exons ATGGCGTCCTTGGTCGAAAAGTGTGATCTTGTAACGCCATTAGTGGTGAAAGAATATGATCCCGAATCCGAAGCAAAATTCACAAGGGATGAAATCGTTGCAGAAGCTAAGCTGCAACTCTTCCTTGCTGGTCCAATGATGTTCGTCAATGTCTTG TTGTCACTCATACAAACAATTTCAGTCATGTTCGTTGGCCACGTCAGCGAGCTGGCCCTATCCGGCGCTTCCATGGCCACCTCCTTCGCCTCCGTCACCGGCTTCAGCCTCTTG GTTGGGATGGCGTGCGCGTTGGACACGTATTGTGGTCAATCGTACGGGGCGAAGCAGTACCACATGCTTGGAATCCACATGCAGCGCGCCATGTTGGTGCTGCTGGTGGTGAGCGTGCCGCTGGCGTGCATCTGGGCGACGGCGGGCGACATTCTGAGGGTGCTGGGGCAGGATCCGGCAATTGCTGCGGAAGCCGGGGCCTACACCCGTTACATGATCCCTTCCATCTTCCCCTTCGCGCTTCTGCAGTGCCAGTTTCGATTCCTGCAGACGCAGAACAATGTGGTCCCCATGATGCTCACCTCTGGCATCACCACGCTCTGCCACATCCCCGTATGCTGGCTCTTGATCAACAAGATGGGACTCGGTAGCAAGGGCGCCGCCCTTGCTAACGGCGTCTCGTATTGGACGAATGACGTCTTCTTGATCCTCTACATAACCATGTCCCCTGCTTGCAGGGACACATGGAAGGGCTTCTCCACAGAGGCTCTGCATAATGTCTCCAAGTTCATCTGGCTCGCCATTCCTTCTGCTATTATGGTTTG CTTGGAGATCTGGTCTTATGAGATCATGGTTATTGTATCTGGTCTTTTGCCTAATCCGACGTTGGAAACATCGGTTCTCTCCATCAGCCTGAACACGAACGGAATGATTTACATGATACCCCTTGGACTTGGCAGTGCAATAAG CGTGCGTGTGGCGAACGAATTGGGCGCGGGGAGGCCTAAATCAGCTCGCCTAGCAGTGCGCATGGCGACGCTGATGGTGGCGGCAGAGAGCGTGGTGGCGGTGATGGTCATAATCTTGGGGCGAAATGTTTGGGGGTACTGCTTCAGCAGTGAGGTAGATGTGGTTTCCTACGTTTCTGATATGATGATACTTATCGCCATCGCCAACATGGCGGAAGGAGTTCTCTCTGTCCTCAGTG GCATTGCAAGAGGATGTGGTTGGCAGAAGATTGGGGCCGTCGTGAACCTGGCGTCCTTCTATTTCATCGGTATTCCCCTCGGAGTCGTGCTAGCATTCGTGCTGCACCTCGGAGGAAAG GGACTATGGACTGGGATCATAGCTGCAGTTTTCGCGCAGACATTTTTCCTATCGATCATAGCTCTTCGAACCGATTGGGAGGCAGAG GCAAGGAAGGCTTGTGTTAGAGTTTTCGACTCGACAATTCCAGTTGTAGCGTAA
- the LOC121795201 gene encoding pathogenesis-related protein PR-1-like, with amino-acid sequence MHNPLLYYAFILALICFLTLPASASAAGVVAARQSEAQQFLGPQNAARSALRLPKLVWDASIARYAAGYAAKRRVDCELQHSNGPYGENIFWGSGNGWTAAQAAAAWVSEKRGYNYWSNSCAYGQDCGHYTQIVWRGTRRIGCARVVCYGGRGVFMICNYDPPGNYVGEKPY; translated from the coding sequence ATGCACAACCCCTTGCTCTACTATGCATTCATCCTAGCACTGATCTGCTTCCTCACTCTACCCGCGTCCGCGTCCGCAGCCGGGGTGGTCGCGGCGCGGCAGAGCGAGGCGCAGCAGTTCCTGGGCCCGCAGAACGCGGCGCGCTCGGCGCTGCGGCTGCCGAAGCTGGTGTGGGACGCGAGCATCGCGCGGTACGCGGCCGGGTACGCGGCAAAGCGGCGCGTGGACTGCGAGCTGCAGCACTCGAATGGCCCGTACGGGGAGAACATCTTCTGGGGCAGCGGCAACGGTTGGACGGCCGCCCAGGCCGCGGCGGCGTGGGTGTCGGAGAAGCGGGGGTACAACTACTGGTCCAACTCGTGCGCCTACGGCCAGGACTGCGGCCATTACACCCAGATTGTGTGGCGCGGAACGAGGCGGATCGGCTGTGCCAGGGTGGTTTGCTACGGCGGGCGCGGCGTTTTCATGATATGCAACTATGATCCGCCGGGGAATTACGTCGGAGAAAAGCCGTATTGA